One Gymnogyps californianus isolate 813 chromosome 11, ASM1813914v2, whole genome shotgun sequence genomic window carries:
- the NMB gene encoding neuromedin-B, whose amino-acid sequence MAGLRCLLLLLCGAALGPAVHLDFAEHRSQAAKIKVNPRGSLWATGHFMGKKSVTGSPHLESPEEPAVPMVFGPSLRALLEDMMELLTRELLKILLQERLLDENQGKYDLTDQETGLLTKVLEKYFSN is encoded by the exons ATGGCGGGGCTGCGCTGccttcttctgctgctgtgcgGCGCCGCGCTGGGGCCCGCCGTCCACCTCGACTTCGCCGAGCACCGCAGCCAGGCGGCCAAGATCAAGGTCAACCCCCGCGGCAGCCTCTGGGCCACAG GTCACTTCATGGGGAAGAAGAGTGTCACGGGCTCCCCGCACCTGGAGTCTCCAGAGGAGCCTGCAGTGCCGATGGTCTTCGGTCCCTCTCTCAGAGCCTTGCTGGAGGACATGATGGAACTGCTTACCCGTGAGCTCCTGAAAATCCTCTTGCAAGAGAGACTTTTGGATGAGAACCAAGGAAAATACGACCTCACTGACCAG GAGACAGGGCTTTTAACAAAGGTGCTggagaagtatttttcaaactga